GGTTATGTATCTTTTACAAAACCCGGTATATTTCGCGGTCCCCATGAACATCTGTATCAAACAGATATTTTTTGTTTTATCGGACCAGGAAGTTTCCGGGCAAAACTTTGGGATAACCGTGAAAATTCAAAGACTCGAAACAATTGTATAGAAATAATTGGCGGGGAAAATAATCCTATCTTGTTAATTGTTCCGGCACAGGTTGTTCATGGTTATAAGAATATATCAACAGAACAGGGTATGGTCATAAATTGTCCAAACCAATTGTATAAGGGATGGCAGAAGAAAGAAGAAGTTGATGAAATAAGGCATGAAGATTATAGAGATGAGTTCTATTTAGATTTTATCAGAGAGGATAAGTAAAATTGATTTGGCTTATTGGAAATAGGGGAATGTTAGGACAGGAAATAGGAAAATTATTAGAAAGATACAATATCGAATATTGCGTTAGTAGCAGTGAGGTAGATATTACTAACTTTAAGGACATAGAAAGTTTTGGCAGAGAGAAGAATATTAAATGGATAATTAATTGTGCAGGATATACCCAGGTAGACAAGGCAGAGTTGGAGCCGGAAAAAGCTTTCAGAATTAATAAAGACGGAGTTAAGAATATTGCCTTATTTTCAGCTGAAAGAGAGATCAACCTAATTCATTTTTCTACTGATTATATATTTGACGGAAGATTTGAGAAAGATGCAATGGCCTATAAAGAAGAAGATAAACCAAATCCGATAAATGTATATGGAAAGAGTAAGTTAGCCGGGGAAGAAGAGATAAAAAGGATATTCGACCATTACTATATAATCAGAACTGCCTGGTTATACGGTAAAAATGGAAGAAATTTTGCTTCAAATCTTTTAAGGTTACTACAGGAGCGTGAAGAGATAAGTTTAGTATCTGAT
Above is a window of Atribacterota bacterium DNA encoding:
- the rfbD gene encoding dTDP-4-dehydrorhamnose reductase, whose protein sequence is MIWLIGNRGMLGQEIGKLLERYNIEYCVSSSEVDITNFKDIESFGREKNIKWIINCAGYTQVDKAELEPEKAFRINKDGVKNIALFSAEREINLIHFSTDYIFDGRFEKDAMAYKEEDKPNPINVYGKSKLAGEEEIKRIFDHYYIIRTAWLYGKNGRNFASNLLRLLQEREEISLVSDQWSSPTYAVDLAAVILKIITDNSNKFGIYHFTNEGISNWYKFAEELYKKSRFLGIVDYRKKIKIIPIKTRELNSLADRPRWSVLNKEKIKKELNLEIRYWEEALTDFLKP
- a CDS encoding dTDP-4-dehydrorhamnose 3,5-epimerase family protein; the protein is MKFKRGDIDGVIIQKLTVHNDERGFLVEIYRSDNLPEGLNPEMGYVSFTKPGIFRGPHEHLYQTDIFCFIGPGSFRAKLWDNRENSKTRNNCIEIIGGENNPILLIVPAQVVHGYKNISTEQGMVINCPNQLYKGWQKKEEVDEIRHEDYRDEFYLDFIREDK